One Methanocaldococcus infernus ME DNA segment encodes these proteins:
- the argS gene encoding arginine--tRNA ligase: protein MKEIIKEEVKKKILEKFNVDIEVNVDEPPKIEMGDFSVNVAFRLAKELKRNPKEIAEELVKDLKVEGVKEIKVVNGYINFYLDYEIYGRQVIGEILEKKSDYGRGEKKEKIILEHTSANPNGPLHIGHLRNAIIGDCLKRILEFYGYEVETHYYVNDMGRQMALVVYGIEKFGLDKEKKKDHAIAEVYVKINKYLEEHKEEEEKISELMKLYEESLEKNEENEITKKFEFAVNYALEGIKETLKNLDIEHDKFVWESSYVRNGLVKEVIKRLMETGKVIKEDTYLLSLEDFGIEKKMVLARSNGTSLYSTRDIAYHLDKLRNADIVIDVLGADHKLTAEMVKAALKLLGCEKEPEIVFYEFISLPEGSMSTRKGRFISADELLEEALKRAKEECEKRNVSVERDIALGSVRFNIAKVSPEKPLIFRWEEALDFEKVGCPLIQYAHVRASSILREANDSESLNFSYNLEKEEKELIKMLDKFKEVIKESAEKRRVHILANYLIELAKKFNKFYEKCPILKSEYKRERLALVKATKIVIKNGLNLLGIKAPERM, encoded by the coding sequence ATGAAAGAGATAATAAAGGAAGAAGTGAAGAAAAAGATATTAGAAAAATTTAATGTTGATATTGAAGTTAATGTTGATGAACCTCCCAAGATAGAGATGGGAGACTTTTCTGTCAATGTAGCTTTTAGGTTAGCTAAGGAATTAAAAAGAAATCCTAAGGAGATTGCAGAGGAACTTGTAAAAGATTTAAAAGTAGAGGGAGTTAAGGAGATAAAGGTAGTTAATGGCTACATAAACTTTTACTTAGACTATGAAATTTATGGAAGGCAAGTTATTGGAGAGATTCTTGAGAAAAAAAGTGACTATGGAAGAGGGGAGAAGAAGGAAAAGATTATTTTAGAGCATACTTCAGCCAATCCTAATGGTCCTTTACATATAGGACATTTAAGAAATGCCATTATTGGAGACTGTTTAAAGAGAATCTTGGAGTTTTATGGCTATGAGGTTGAAACTCACTACTATGTCAATGACATGGGCAGACAGATGGCTTTAGTGGTTTATGGAATTGAAAAATTTGGATTAGATAAGGAGAAAAAGAAAGATCATGCTATAGCTGAGGTTTATGTTAAGATCAACAAATATTTAGAGGAGCATAAGGAAGAGGAGGAAAAGATTAGTGAATTGATGAAGCTCTATGAGGAGAGCTTAGAGAAGAATGAAGAAAATGAAATAACTAAAAAATTTGAGTTTGCTGTCAATTATGCCTTAGAGGGAATTAAAGAAACCTTAAAGAACTTGGATATAGAGCATGATAAATTTGTTTGGGAAAGCTCTTATGTAAGAAATGGCTTAGTTAAGGAAGTAATAAAGAGGTTAATGGAAACTGGAAAGGTTATTAAGGAAGATACTTACCTCCTCTCCTTAGAAGACTTTGGAATTGAGAAGAAGATGGTTTTAGCAAGGTCTAATGGAACCTCTCTATATTCAACAAGAGATATAGCCTATCACTTGGATAAGTTGAGAAATGCTGACATAGTTATAGATGTCTTAGGGGCTGACCATAAACTAACTGCTGAAATGGTTAAAGCTGCTTTAAAACTCTTAGGCTGTGAGAAAGAGCCTGAGATAGTGTTTTATGAATTCATTTCCCTACCAGAGGGGTCAATGAGTACAAGGAAGGGAAGGTTTATTAGTGCTGATGAACTCTTAGAAGAGGCTTTAAAGAGGGCTAAAGAAGAGTGTGAAAAAAGAAATGTTTCAGTTGAGAGAGATATAGCCTTAGGATCAGTTAGATTCAACATAGCTAAAGTTTCTCCAGAGAAGCCATTGATCTTTAGATGGGAAGAGGCTTTAGACTTTGAAAAGGTTGGCTGTCCTTTAATTCAGTATGCCCATGTTAGAGCCTCCTCAATATTGAGAGAAGCTAATGATAGTGAGAGCTTAAACTTCTCATATAACTTAGAGAAGGAAGAGAAAGAATTGATAAAAATGCTTGATAAGTTTAAGGAAGTTATTAAAGAATCTGCTGAGAAAAGGAGAGTTCATATATTGGCAAACTATTTAATAGAGTTGGCCAAGAAGTTCAATAAATTCTATGAGAAGTGCCCAATTTTAAAGAGTGAATATAAAAGGGAGAGATTGGCATTAGTGAAGGCTACAAAGATAGTTATCAAAAATGGTTTAAATTTACTTGGAATTAAAGCTCCTGAGAGGATGTAA
- a CDS encoding tetratricopeptide repeat protein codes for MDEKLKFLEALYYLLLSYKNLDKDDITKALYYIEMSINADESLEINKLIKALIMDLEGKINKEIEICESLLKEGKNPIVKVLLMNILMLVDSKKALEYIKNLEFKESIILSLTELLCLESLGKFKDMIEICDRLLIKYPDSLLLLTKKAYALRGLGRYEEALSVIEKGLELDPDNRVLLYMKGSLLRRLGNYHKAYETFKKLIDELNVRWLDAIKHLVSLCLVLGKFDEAVKYAKMGLEIRDDDTTLWYYLGQAYEELGEENKAIEAYNRCVALYPDNVRALLNLARLYEERGEMEKAVNHYEKAMAKRHKDISR; via the coding sequence ATGGATGAGAAGTTAAAGTTTTTGGAAGCTTTATACTATCTACTACTAAGCTATAAAAACTTAGACAAGGATGATATTACTAAGGCATTATATTATATAGAAATGTCAATAAATGCTGATGAATCCTTAGAGATAAACAAGCTTATAAAAGCCTTAATAATGGATTTAGAGGGAAAAATTAATAAAGAGATAGAGATATGTGAATCTTTACTAAAAGAAGGAAAAAATCCAATAGTCAAAGTTTTGTTAATGAATATCCTAATGTTAGTTGATTCTAAAAAAGCTCTTGAATATATAAAGAATTTAGAATTTAAAGAATCAATAATTTTAAGTTTAACTGAGCTTCTTTGCTTAGAAAGTTTGGGAAAGTTTAAAGATATGATAGAAATTTGTGATAGGCTCTTAATTAAGTATCCAGATTCTCTTTTACTTCTCACAAAAAAGGCTTATGCTCTAAGAGGGTTAGGAAGATATGAAGAAGCTTTATCTGTAATTGAGAAAGGTTTAGAGTTGGATCCAGATAATAGAGTTCTCTTATACATGAAAGGATCCTTACTAAGAAGGTTAGGAAATTACCATAAGGCATATGAAACATTTAAAAAATTAATTGATGAGCTTAATGTTAGATGGTTAGATGCTATAAAACACCTTGTTTCTCTCTGTTTAGTTCTTGGGAAGTTTGATGAGGCTGTAAAGTATGCTAAGATGGGATTAGAAATTAGAGATGATGACACAACATTATGGTACTACTTGGGACAAGCTTATGAAGAATTGGGAGAGGAAAATAAGGCTATTGAAGCCTATAATAGATGTGTAGCCCTATATCCTGATAATGTAAGAGCTTTACTAAACTTAGCAAGACTCTATGAGGAAAGGGGAGAGATGGAAAAGGCTGTTAATCATTATGAGAAAGCTATGGCTAAGAGGCATAAGGATATATCAAGATAA
- a CDS encoding ATP-binding protein: MRFFNREKEIREILSILEFEPNFIYFIYGPINSGKTALINEVINKLDDKYVVFYINLRRYFISKYEDFIEVLFEEYEEDKDPIELVKGLIKDSSVLFGIPVPKNVLEVLLTKKEEKNVFRYITNILLELRKEGKKPIIILDELQKIGDLKINGFLIYELFNYFISLTKELHLSYVFCLSSDSLFIEKVYNEAMLNGRAKYLLVDDFDKETALKFMDFLAESILDKKLSNEEKELIYSYVGGKPVDIIYVIQELKIKNLKEILDYLLNDTTQKLSTFLEILNYSKPKIQIESETIELKKEEIIKALKLFKEKYEIDRKEIPTPIYIYLVKKNILFLDPIKGTLKPQSFLVWNAIKRVI; this comes from the coding sequence ATGAGATTTTTTAACCGAGAGAAAGAGATTAGAGAAATTCTTTCTATTTTGGAGTTTGAGCCTAATTTTATCTATTTTATTTATGGGCCTATTAATAGTGGGAAAACAGCTTTAATTAACGAAGTTATTAATAAGCTTGATGATAAATATGTGGTGTTTTACATAAATCTTAGAAGATACTTTATTTCTAAATATGAAGATTTTATAGAGGTTCTCTTTGAGGAGTATGAAGAGGATAAAGACCCTATTGAATTGGTTAAAGGTTTAATTAAAGATTCTTCTGTTCTCTTTGGAATTCCTGTTCCTAAGAACGTTTTAGAAGTGTTATTAACAAAAAAAGAAGAGAAGAACGTTTTTAGGTATATAACTAATATTTTATTAGAGCTTAGGAAAGAGGGAAAGAAGCCGATAATTATCTTAGACGAGCTTCAAAAGATAGGGGATTTAAAAATTAACGGCTTTTTGATTTATGAGCTTTTTAATTACTTCATAAGTTTAACTAAAGAGCTTCATTTATCTTATGTATTTTGTTTAAGTTCAGATTCTTTATTTATTGAGAAAGTTTATAATGAAGCGATGTTAAACGGTAGAGCTAAATATTTATTAGTTGACGACTTTGATAAAGAGACTGCTTTAAAGTTTATGGATTTTTTAGCTGAAAGCATTTTAGATAAAAAACTCTCAAATGAAGAAAAAGAATTAATTTATTCCTACGTTGGAGGGAAACCTGTAGATATAATTTACGTCATCCAAGAACTCAAAATTAAAAATCTAAAAGAAATATTAGACTACTTACTAAACGATACTACTCAAAAGTTAAGTACATTCTTAGAGATCTTAAATTACTCAAAACCAAAAATACAAATTGAAAGTGAAACTATTGAGTTAAAAAAAGAAGAGATAATTAAAGCTCTCAAATTGTTCAAAGAGAAATATGAAATAGACAGAAAAGAAATTCCTACTCCAATTTATATTTACTTAGTCAAGAAGAACATTTTATTCTTAGATCCTATTAAAGGAACTTTAAAGCCACAGAGCTTTTTAGTTTGGAATGCTATAAAAAGAGTTATATAA
- a CDS encoding beta-class carbonic anhydrase, producing MGNATPKKKLAIVTCMDARLVNFLSEKLGIKRGDAKVIKNAGNVVTDDVIRSLVVAIYCLGVEKIWVIGHTDCGMKSVDVESIKREMIKRGANPYFTPNFKCWLNKIDDEEENVIKGVELIKNHPAIPNDIEVEGYIIDIETGELKKLC from the coding sequence ATGGGTAATGCTACACCTAAGAAAAAACTTGCAATAGTTACATGTATGGATGCCAGGCTTGTGAATTTCCTCTCTGAAAAATTAGGAATAAAAAGAGGAGATGCTAAAGTTATTAAAAATGCTGGGAATGTGGTAACTGATGATGTTATAAGGTCTCTTGTTGTAGCAATTTATTGCTTGGGAGTAGAGAAGATTTGGGTTATTGGACATACTGACTGTGGGATGAAGTCAGTTGATGTTGAAAGCATTAAAAGGGAGATGATTAAGAGAGGAGCAAATCCTTACTTCACTCCAAATTTCAAATGCTGGTTAAATAAAATTGATGATGAAGAGGAAAATGTCATTAAAGGAGTAGAGCTTATAAAAAACCACCCAGCAATTCCAAATGATATAGAAGTTGAAGGATATATAATAGATATTGAGACTGGAGAGTTAAAGAAGCTTTGTTAA
- the gatB gene encoding Asp-tRNA(Asn)/Glu-tRNA(Gln) amidotransferase subunit GatB translates to MKCGLEIHVQIDTKSKLFCSCPTNYLDVEPNTNVCPICLGLPGAKPMAPNKRAVEIAIMVARMLGCKIITDKEIYFQRKHYDYPDLPSGYQRTSTPIGVDGEFLGIGIEEVHLEEDPGQYNPSLGLVDYNRSGTPLIEIVTKPDIKSPEEARAFLKNLMTLFRYLGSLRGEGTMRADVNISINYMGVQGERVEVKNINSIKGVYKVLKYELIRQKNIIKRGGKVKRETRAFLESQMITKSMRAKETAEDYRYIPDPDIQPIIITEDWLRKIEEEMPETPLEKKKRFIEEYGVNEKDAEVLVSDLDMAELFEKVVKALGKEDVDLAVTWIRNELRRSLQYHKVDLYESGIKPEHMVELIKLIKDEVISQKIAKDLVDELVINRGKKTPKEIVEEKGLKVIKDTNFLEKAVEEAIKNNPKAVEDYLSGKKEALNFLMGQVMKITKGRAEPRRVIELLKKKLDN, encoded by the coding sequence ATGAAATGTGGTTTAGAGATACATGTCCAGATAGACACTAAGTCAAAACTCTTCTGTAGCTGTCCAACTAACTATTTAGATGTTGAGCCTAACACTAATGTCTGCCCCATCTGTCTTGGCCTACCAGGAGCTAAGCCAATGGCTCCAAATAAAAGGGCTGTTGAAATAGCCATAATGGTTGCAAGAATGTTGGGTTGTAAAATCATAACTGATAAGGAAATTTACTTCCAGAGGAAACACTATGACTATCCTGATCTCCCAAGTGGTTATCAGAGGACATCAACACCTATAGGGGTAGATGGAGAATTCTTAGGCATAGGGATAGAGGAGGTTCACTTAGAAGAGGATCCTGGACAGTACAATCCAAGCTTAGGGTTAGTTGATTATAACAGAAGTGGAACTCCTTTAATAGAGATAGTTACAAAGCCAGATATAAAGAGTCCTGAAGAGGCAAGAGCTTTCTTAAAAAATTTAATGACTCTCTTTAGATATCTTGGCTCCTTAAGAGGAGAAGGAACAATGAGAGCTGATGTTAACATCTCTATAAACTATATGGGTGTCCAGGGAGAGAGGGTTGAGGTTAAAAACATAAACTCAATAAAAGGAGTTTATAAGGTTTTAAAGTATGAATTAATTAGACAAAAAAACATTATAAAGAGAGGAGGGAAGGTTAAGAGGGAAACAAGAGCTTTCTTAGAGAGTCAGATGATAACTAAGAGCATGAGAGCAAAGGAAACAGCTGAAGATTATAGATATATTCCAGATCCTGACATACAGCCTATTATTATAACTGAAGATTGGTTAAGAAAGATAGAGGAAGAGATGCCAGAAACTCCTTTAGAGAAGAAGAAGAGATTTATAGAGGAATATGGAGTTAATGAGAAAGATGCTGAAGTCTTAGTTTCAGATTTAGACATGGCTGAGCTTTTTGAGAAAGTTGTTAAAGCTTTAGGGAAAGAGGATGTTGATCTTGCAGTCACATGGATAAGGAATGAGCTTAGGAGATCACTGCAGTATCATAAAGTTGATCTCTATGAGAGTGGCATTAAGCCAGAGCATATGGTTGAGCTAATTAAGCTGATAAAGGATGAAGTAATCTCTCAAAAGATAGCTAAGGATTTGGTTGATGAGCTTGTCATAAATAGAGGAAAAAAGACTCCTAAGGAAATTGTTGAAGAGAAAGGACTAAAGGTTATTAAAGATACTAACTTCTTAGAGAAGGCAGTTGAGGAAGCCATTAAAAACAATCCTAAGGCAGTTGAAGACTATCTAAGTGGTAAGAAGGAAGCTTTAAACTTCCTTATGGGGCAAGTTATGAAAATAACCAAAGGAAGAGCTGAGCCAAGGAGGGTTATTGAACTCCTTAAAAAGAAGCTTGATAATTAG
- the trxR gene encoding F420-dependent thioredoxin reductase, producing the protein MYDTIIIGAGPSGLTAGIYAMRGKLKALCIEKENAGGRIAEAGIVENYPGFEEIRGFELAERFRKHAEKFKLPIVYEEVVDIEIGEGKHKVITNKNEYETKTILIATGTKPKRLGIEEKFIGKGVSYCTMCDAFFYLNKDVIVFGRDTPAVMSAINLKDIAKKIILITDKSDLKVAEPIMLDRLKEIKNLEIIYNAKPLKILGEEKAEGIKIEVDGKEMDIKADGIFISLGHEPNTEFLKGKVKLDKRGFIITDENCRTNIKGIYAAGDVRGGVMQVAKAVGDGCIAMANIIKEVKG; encoded by the coding sequence ATGTATGACACCATAATTATAGGAGCTGGGCCAAGTGGATTAACAGCTGGAATTTATGCCATGAGGGGAAAGTTAAAAGCCCTATGTATAGAAAAAGAGAATGCTGGGGGTAGAATAGCTGAGGCTGGGATAGTTGAAAACTATCCTGGATTTGAGGAAATTAGAGGGTTTGAATTAGCTGAGAGATTTAGAAAGCATGCTGAAAAATTTAAACTACCTATTGTTTATGAGGAAGTTGTTGATATAGAGATAGGGGAAGGGAAGCATAAGGTTATAACAAATAAGAATGAGTATGAAACTAAGACTATCTTAATAGCAACTGGAACTAAGCCAAAGAGGTTAGGAATAGAGGAGAAATTTATAGGAAAGGGGGTTAGTTACTGTACTATGTGTGATGCCTTCTTCTACCTAAATAAGGATGTTATTGTCTTTGGGAGAGACACCCCAGCAGTGATGAGTGCCATAAATTTAAAGGATATAGCCAAAAAAATAATTTTGATAACTGACAAAAGTGATTTAAAAGTTGCTGAGCCTATAATGCTTGATAGACTAAAAGAAATTAAAAATTTAGAGATTATTTACAATGCTAAGCCTTTAAAAATCTTAGGAGAGGAGAAGGCTGAGGGAATTAAGATAGAGGTTGATGGGAAAGAGATGGATATTAAAGCTGATGGAATCTTTATAAGCTTAGGGCATGAGCCAAACACTGAATTTTTAAAAGGGAAGGTTAAGTTGGATAAGAGAGGGTTTATTATAACTGATGAAAATTGTAGAACCAACATTAAAGGCATCTATGCAGCTGGAGATGTTAGAGGAGGAGTTATGCAAGTGGCTAAAGCTGTTGGAGATGGCTGTATAGCTATGGCCAATATTATTAAAGAAGTGAAAGGGTGA
- a CDS encoding metal-dependent transcriptional regulator, with amino-acid sequence MIRIEEYIETIYKLSKNRRVKVKDICEHLNLSPSTVSEMIKKLKNLGYIEHEKYGEIRLTEKGENLAKRLDRKHTILKEFFIFLGIDEKTADEDACKIEHIISEKTISKIEEFLKKMKEG; translated from the coding sequence ATGATACGGATAGAGGAATATATAGAAACTATCTATAAGTTGTCAAAAAATAGGAGGGTTAAGGTTAAAGATATCTGTGAACATCTTAACTTATCTCCTTCAACTGTTTCAGAGATGATAAAGAAATTGAAGAACTTAGGTTATATTGAGCATGAGAAATATGGGGAGATAAGGCTAACTGAGAAAGGAGAGAACTTAGCTAAGAGGTTGGATAGAAAACATACCATCCTAAAAGAATTCTTTATCTTCTTAGGGATTGATGAAAAAACTGCTGATGAAGATGCCTGTAAGATAGAGCATATAATAAGTGAGAAAACCATAAGTAAGATAGAAGAGTTCCTTAAAAAGATGAAAGAGGGTTAG
- a CDS encoding phosphoglycerate kinase gives MFLTMDNFDFNNKSVVVRVDINCPLDPDSGEILDDKRIREVCDTLKELINSEAKVTILAHQSRPGKKDFTSLSEHCKVLSEHLNHEVEFIDELFSRRVRERILNLEPGEAIMLENVRFSSEEVLSDWKKWEGITPKKQGETYFIKKLAPLFNYFINDAFPAAHRAQPSLVGFSYYMPAIAGRLMEKEIKVLSKVRDDPENPCVYSLGGAKADDSIKIMMNVIEKVDKILTSGVVGNIFLIAKGYDLGRENKEIIKNLGLEGEIEKAKKLLEKYGEKILTPVDLALEVDGERVERKVTEKIDKPAYDIGSETIEIYSEVLKEAKTIVANGPAGVFEKEKFSYGTRKLLEAMANSKAFTVIGGGHLSAVAELYGFSDKIDHISTGGGSTLSFLSGERLPVIEVLKMSYEKY, from the coding sequence ATGTTTCTAACAATGGATAACTTTGATTTCAATAACAAAAGTGTTGTTGTTAGGGTAGATATTAACTGTCCATTGGATCCAGACAGTGGAGAGATATTAGATGACAAAAGAATTAGAGAGGTTTGTGACACTTTAAAAGAGCTTATAAACAGTGAGGCTAAAGTTACTATCTTAGCCCATCAGAGTAGGCCAGGAAAGAAAGACTTTACCTCCCTAAGTGAGCATTGTAAGGTTTTAAGTGAGCATTTAAATCATGAAGTTGAGTTTATTGATGAGTTGTTTAGTAGGAGAGTTAGAGAGAGAATATTAAACTTAGAACCTGGAGAAGCTATTATGTTAGAGAATGTAAGATTTAGCTCAGAGGAAGTTTTAAGTGATTGGAAGAAGTGGGAGGGAATTACTCCAAAGAAACAGGGAGAAACTTACTTCATTAAAAAGTTAGCTCCTCTCTTTAATTACTTTATAAATGATGCTTTTCCAGCAGCCCATAGGGCTCAGCCTTCTTTAGTTGGCTTCTCCTACTACATGCCAGCTATTGCTGGGAGGTTGATGGAGAAGGAGATTAAAGTGTTATCTAAAGTTAGGGATGATCCTGAAAATCCCTGTGTTTATTCCTTAGGGGGGGCTAAGGCTGATGACTCTATAAAGATTATGATGAATGTTATAGAGAAGGTTGATAAGATATTAACTTCGGGAGTTGTAGGGAACATCTTTTTAATAGCTAAGGGCTATGACTTAGGAAGGGAGAATAAAGAGATTATAAAGAATCTTGGCTTAGAGGGAGAGATAGAGAAGGCTAAGAAGTTATTGGAAAAATATGGAGAAAAAATATTAACTCCTGTAGATTTAGCCTTAGAGGTTGATGGAGAGAGAGTTGAGAGGAAAGTTACTGAGAAGATAGATAAGCCTGCCTATGATATAGGTAGTGAAACCATTGAAATTTATAGTGAAGTATTAAAAGAGGCTAAGACAATAGTAGCCAATGGCCCTGCAGGAGTTTTTGAAAAAGAAAAGTTTAGCTATGGGACAAGAAAGTTGTTAGAGGCTATGGCTAACTCTAAAGCCTTCACTGTCATAGGTGGAGGGCATCTATCAGCTGTTGCTGAACTCTATGGCTTTTCTGATAAGATTGATCATATTAGTACTGGAGGAGGTTCAACTCTCTCCTTCCTCTCTGGGGAGAGATTGCCAGTTATTGAAGTCCTAAAAATGTCTTATGAAAAATATTAG
- the fucA gene encoding L-fuculose phosphate aldolase, with protein MNIIEVCKALYNRKYVVGSGGNISIREGDRIYITPTGSILGFLDWNDLAIVKLNGEVVRGKPSSELNLHLKIYQKREDVKAIIHTHSLLSTYIGSRREIEMKTFEGKHFIKKISYVDFLEPGSLELAEEVSKQDGDVIILKDHGIVALGKSLEEAYIKVEVLEEQAKLNLLDLLLNSL; from the coding sequence TTGAACATCATAGAGGTTTGTAAAGCTCTCTATAATAGAAAGTATGTAGTGGGAAGTGGAGGGAACATTTCTATCAGAGAGGGAGATAGAATTTATATAACTCCAACTGGCTCAATCCTTGGCTTCTTGGATTGGAATGACTTGGCTATAGTTAAATTGAATGGAGAGGTTGTCAGAGGAAAGCCATCTTCAGAGTTAAATTTACACCTTAAGATATACCAAAAAAGAGAGGATGTTAAAGCTATTATTCACACTCATTCTTTACTCTCAACCTATATAGGAAGTAGAAGAGAGATTGAGATGAAAACCTTTGAGGGAAAACACTTCATTAAAAAAATTAGTTATGTTGATTTTTTAGAGCCTGGAAGTTTAGAGCTTGCTGAAGAGGTTTCTAAGCAGGATGGAGATGTGATTATTTTAAAAGATCATGGTATTGTAGCATTGGGAAAGAGTTTAGAAGAAGCTTATATCAAAGTTGAAGTCTTAGAAGAGCAGGCTAAGTTAAATTTATTAGATCTCTTACTTAACTCTCTCTAA
- a CDS encoding UPF0147 family protein, with amino-acid sequence MVFGGAAKEAMSSEEILKAVVMMLDEIINDTTVPRNIRGAAEKAKEIILNEAEEPIVRSAKAIDVLNEIENDPNMPPYTRTQIWNIVSELERVK; translated from the coding sequence ATGGTTTTTGGTGGAGCTGCTAAAGAAGCAATGAGTTCTGAGGAGATTTTAAAGGCTGTTGTTATGATGCTGGATGAGATTATAAATGATACTACAGTTCCAAGAAACATAAGAGGAGCTGCTGAGAAGGCTAAGGAGATAATTTTAAATGAAGCTGAAGAACCAATAGTTAGAAGTGCTAAGGCTATAGATGTTTTAAATGAAATTGAAAATGATCCAAACATGCCACCATATACAAGAACTCAGATATGGAATATTGTCAGTGAATTAGAGAGAGTTAAGTAA
- a CDS encoding TRM11 family SAM-dependent methyltransferase, translating to MKEVTYDDYFEFIKEHSYVTIEDTKLEIGKDWKIKKFQPDNFELEPTNVWSFPKRGDWATHYLNSKYRGNWAPQVARNLILRYSKEGETVLDPFVGSGTTLIEAKLLFRNAIGVDINRDAVMLTLDRLRFNYNPLDINEKPKTWIKVFVGDARNLDKIEDESIDLIATHPPYVNIVKYTKKSEVDGDLSKVRSVEDFVNEMRKVAREFFRVLKPGRYCAILIGDTRRNKHHVPVSFRVMQAFLEEGFILKEDIIKIQHNMRVTPLWKKRSQELNFLLLKYEHLFVFRKPESDEKLSKFKESIKWW from the coding sequence ATGAAAGAAGTGACTTATGATGATTATTTTGAATTTATCAAAGAGCATAGCTATGTAACCATAGAGGATACAAAACTTGAAATAGGGAAAGACTGGAAAATAAAGAAATTTCAGCCAGACAATTTTGAGTTAGAGCCTACAAATGTCTGGAGCTTTCCTAAAAGAGGAGATTGGGCAACACATTACTTAAACTCTAAGTATAGAGGAAATTGGGCTCCTCAAGTGGCAAGGAATTTAATATTAAGATACTCTAAGGAAGGAGAAACAGTATTAGATCCCTTTGTAGGCTCTGGAACCACACTTATAGAGGCTAAGCTATTATTTAGAAATGCTATAGGAGTTGATATAAATAGAGATGCTGTTATGCTAACTTTAGATAGGCTTAGATTTAACTATAACCCCTTAGACATTAATGAAAAGCCAAAAACTTGGATAAAGGTTTTTGTTGGAGATGCAAGGAATTTAGATAAGATTGAAGATGAAAGTATAGATCTTATAGCTACCCATCCTCCATATGTTAATATTGTTAAATATACAAAGAAGTCAGAGGTTGATGGAGATCTGTCTAAAGTGAGATCTGTTGAAGACTTTGTAAATGAGATGAGAAAAGTGGCAAGAGAGTTTTTTAGAGTCTTAAAGCCTGGAAGATATTGTGCTATTCTAATAGGAGATACAAGGAGAAATAAACACCATGTTCCAGTATCCTTTAGAGTAATGCAAGCCTTCTTAGAGGAAGGATTTATTTTAAAGGAAGATATTATAAAAATTCAACATAATATGAGAGTTACACCACTATGGAAAAAAAGATCTCAAGAGCTAAACTTTTTATTGCTTAAGTATGAACACCTATTTGTGTTTAGAAAACCTGAGAGTGATGAAAAGCTTAGTAAATTTAAAGAGAGTATAAAATGGTGGTAA
- the cobJ gene encoding precorrin-3B C(17)-methyltransferase, with protein MLYIVGIGSGEKFLTKEAEEILNKVDLIVCYSGYKKYVEKYNKPIFTTGMKKEIERVKKALEEAKDKDVALVSTGDPTIYGLASLAYELNKDNIKIEVIPGVTACSIASSLLGAVINHDFVVLSLSDHLTPLNLIIKRFKLALEGDFIICLYNPIGKKRKKPFLEVVELLKDKNLVIGIVKNAGRENEEKKIINSKELVKNLDFYLDYIDMNTILLIGNSKTKIIDGKMVTPRGYLEKYSI; from the coding sequence ATATTATATATTGTTGGTATAGGGAGTGGAGAGAAATTTTTAACTAAGGAAGCTGAGGAAATTTTAAATAAAGTTGATCTCATAGTTTGCTACTCAGGCTATAAAAAGTATGTTGAGAAGTACAATAAGCCTATTTTCACTACAGGAATGAAGAAAGAGATAGAGAGAGTTAAGAAAGCTTTAGAAGAGGCTAAGGATAAAGATGTTGCTTTGGTTTCTACTGGAGACCCTACAATCTATGGATTAGCCTCACTGGCTTATGAGCTAAATAAGGATAATATTAAAATAGAAGTTATTCCAGGAGTTACAGCCTGCTCTATAGCCTCTTCTCTCTTAGGAGCAGTTATAAACCATGACTTTGTTGTTCTCAGCTTGAGCGATCACTTAACTCCACTAAACTTAATTATTAAAAGATTTAAATTAGCTTTGGAAGGAGATTTTATTATTTGCCTCTACAACCCAATAGGGAAGAAGAGAAAAAAACCTTTCTTAGAGGTTGTTGAACTCTTAAAAGATAAAAATTTAGTTATAGGAATAGTTAAAAATGCTGGAAGAGAAAATGAGGAGAAGAAAATAATTAATAGTAAAGAGTTAGTTAAAAATTTAGACTTTTACTTAGACTATATTGATATGAACACCATCCTATTAATTGGAAACTCTAAAACTAAAATTATTGATGGTAAGATGGTAACTCCAAGAGGTTATTTAGAGAAATACTCTATTTAA